A region from the Streptomyces sp. 3214.6 genome encodes:
- a CDS encoding VOC family protein, which translates to MALRPVMVNIKALDHAAVGRFWAQALGWSAYSPGVTTYVGPAGGLVWPDPVVLGIDFVPVPEAKAATKNRVHLDLATASAAHQAELVARLKALGATPVDVGQGDVPWTVLADPEGNEFCVLEPREVYRDTGPIAAVVVDCVDPRAMARFWGGATDWTLHEVTDDQAVLRNAKGVGPYLEFLRTPGVKTVPDRVHLDLLPRPGDDKAAEVARLRALGATDLDVGQGDVPWTCLADPEGHEFCVLAPS; encoded by the coding sequence ATGGCACTGAGACCCGTCATGGTGAACATCAAGGCTCTTGATCATGCGGCGGTGGGCCGGTTCTGGGCGCAGGCGCTCGGCTGGAGTGCCTACAGTCCCGGCGTGACCACCTACGTCGGACCCGCCGGCGGCCTCGTCTGGCCGGACCCGGTGGTTCTCGGCATCGACTTCGTTCCCGTGCCGGAAGCCAAGGCCGCGACGAAGAACCGTGTGCACCTCGATCTCGCCACCGCCTCCGCGGCCCATCAGGCGGAGCTGGTCGCGCGTCTGAAGGCGCTCGGTGCGACGCCCGTCGACGTGGGTCAGGGCGACGTGCCGTGGACGGTCCTCGCCGACCCCGAGGGCAACGAGTTCTGCGTGCTGGAGCCTCGGGAGGTCTACCGGGACACCGGGCCGATCGCCGCGGTGGTCGTCGACTGCGTGGATCCGCGGGCCATGGCCCGGTTCTGGGGCGGGGCGACGGACTGGACGCTGCACGAGGTGACCGACGATCAAGCGGTGTTGCGCAACGCGAAGGGTGTGGGCCCGTATCTCGAGTTTCTCCGCACGCCCGGCGTGAAGACCGTGCCGGACCGCGTCCATCTCGACCTGCTTCCCCGCCCCGGCGACGACAAGGCGGCGGAGGTGGCCCGGCTGCGGGCCCTCGGCGCCACCGACCTCGACGTCGGCCAGGGCGACGTCCCGTGGACGTGCCTGGCCGACCCGGAGGGCCACGAGTTCTGCGTCCTCGCCCCGTCCTGA
- the argC gene encoding N-acetyl-gamma-glutamyl-phosphate reductase, with the protein MAVRAAVAGASGYAGGEVLRLLLAHPEIEIGALTGNSNAGQKLGTLQPHLLPLAGRVLDETTPEVLAGHDVVFLALPHGQSAAVAEQLGPDVLVVDMGADFRLKNPADWERFYGSAHAGTWPYGLPELPGGRAALEGSKRIAVPGCYPTAVSLALFPAYAAGLAEQEAVIVAASGTSGAGKAPKPHLLGSEVMGSMSPYGVGGGHRHTPEMIQNLSAAAGEPVTVSFTPTLAPMSRGILATCTAKAKPGVTAESVRAAYEKAFADEPFVHLLPEGQWPATASVHGSNAVQVQVAHDEAAGRIIAISAIDNLTKGTAGGALQSMNIALGLDETTGLSTIGVAP; encoded by the coding sequence ATGGCGGTACGTGCGGCGGTGGCCGGAGCGAGCGGGTACGCGGGCGGAGAGGTGCTGCGTCTGCTCCTCGCGCACCCCGAGATCGAGATCGGCGCCCTGACCGGCAATTCCAACGCGGGCCAGAAACTGGGCACGCTCCAGCCGCACCTGCTGCCGCTGGCCGGCCGGGTGCTCGACGAGACCACCCCCGAGGTCCTCGCCGGACACGACGTCGTCTTCCTCGCCCTCCCGCACGGCCAGTCCGCCGCGGTCGCCGAGCAGCTCGGCCCGGACGTGCTCGTCGTCGACATGGGCGCCGACTTCCGGCTGAAGAACCCGGCCGACTGGGAGCGGTTCTACGGCTCCGCGCACGCCGGGACCTGGCCCTACGGCCTCCCCGAACTGCCGGGCGGCCGCGCAGCGCTGGAGGGGTCCAAGCGCATCGCGGTCCCCGGTTGCTACCCCACGGCCGTCTCGCTGGCCCTGTTCCCCGCGTACGCGGCGGGGCTGGCCGAGCAGGAGGCCGTGATCGTCGCCGCCTCCGGCACCTCCGGCGCCGGCAAGGCGCCCAAGCCGCACCTGCTGGGCTCCGAGGTCATGGGCTCCATGTCCCCGTACGGCGTCGGCGGCGGCCACCGGCACACCCCCGAGATGATCCAGAACCTCAGCGCGGCGGCCGGGGAGCCGGTCACGGTCTCCTTCACCCCGACCCTCGCGCCGATGTCCCGCGGGATCCTCGCCACATGCACCGCCAAGGCGAAGCCCGGCGTCACCGCCGAGTCCGTCCGCGCCGCCTACGAGAAGGCCTTCGCCGACGAGCCCTTCGTCCACCTGCTTCCCGAGGGCCAGTGGCCGGCCACGGCGTCCGTCCACGGTTCCAACGCCGTTCAGGTACAGGTCGCCCACGACGAGGCGGCGGGCCGCATCATCGCGATCAGCGCCATCGACAACCTGACCAAGGGCACCGCGGGTGGCGCCCTGCAGAGCATGAACATCGCCCTCGGACTCGACGAGACCACCGGGCTTTCCACGATCGGAGTCGCACCGTGA
- the argJ gene encoding bifunctional glutamate N-acetyltransferase/amino-acid acetyltransferase ArgJ gives MSVTAAKGFQAAGIAAGIKENGNPDLALVVNTGPRLSAAGVFTSNRVKAAPVLWSEQVLKGGQVSAVILNSGGANACTGSKGFQDTHATAEKVAEVLGHNAAEVAVASTGLIGVLLPMDKLLPGVGTAAAQLSEHGGEKAAIAIKTTDTVHKTSVVTKDGWTVGGMAKGAGMLAPGLATMLVVLTTDADLDSATLDRALRAATRVTFDRVDSDGCMSTNDTVLLLASGACEITPEYEEFAAAVRTVCDDLGRQLIRDAEGAGKDIKIEVVGAASEDDAVEVGRSIARNNLLKCAIHGEDPNWGRVLSAIGTTKAAFEPDRLNVAINGVWVCKNGSVGEDREKVDMRYREVHIVADLAAGSETATIWTNDLTAEYVHENSAYAS, from the coding sequence GTGAGCGTCACGGCAGCCAAGGGATTCCAGGCTGCGGGCATCGCCGCCGGAATCAAGGAGAACGGCAACCCGGACCTGGCCCTCGTGGTCAACACCGGGCCCCGTCTGTCCGCCGCGGGCGTCTTCACCTCCAACCGTGTGAAGGCCGCGCCGGTCCTGTGGTCCGAGCAGGTCCTCAAGGGCGGTCAGGTGTCCGCGGTGATCCTCAACTCCGGCGGCGCCAACGCCTGCACGGGGTCGAAGGGCTTCCAGGACACCCACGCGACCGCCGAGAAGGTCGCCGAGGTGCTGGGGCACAACGCGGCCGAGGTCGCCGTCGCGTCCACCGGCCTCATCGGCGTCCTGCTCCCGATGGACAAGCTGCTCCCGGGAGTCGGGACCGCCGCGGCCCAGCTCTCCGAGCACGGCGGCGAGAAGGCCGCCATCGCCATCAAGACCACCGACACCGTCCACAAGACGTCCGTCGTCACCAAGGACGGCTGGACCGTCGGCGGCATGGCCAAGGGCGCGGGCATGCTCGCCCCCGGCCTCGCCACCATGCTGGTCGTCCTCACCACCGACGCCGACCTCGACAGCGCGACCCTGGACCGGGCGCTGCGCGCCGCCACCAGGGTCACCTTCGACCGGGTCGACTCCGACGGCTGCATGTCCACCAACGACACCGTGCTGCTGCTCGCCTCCGGCGCCTGTGAAATCACCCCGGAGTACGAGGAGTTCGCCGCGGCCGTCCGGACCGTCTGCGACGATCTCGGCCGGCAGCTGATCCGGGACGCCGAGGGCGCCGGCAAGGACATCAAGATCGAGGTCGTGGGCGCGGCGAGCGAGGACGACGCCGTGGAGGTGGGCCGCTCCATCGCCCGCAACAACCTCCTCAAGTGCGCCATCCACGGCGAGGACCCCAACTGGGGCCGCGTGCTCTCCGCGATCGGCACCACGAAGGCCGCCTTCGAGCCGGACCGGCTCAACGTCGCCATCAACGGCGTCTGGGTGTGCAAGAACGGCAGCGTCGGCGAGGACCGCGAGAAGGTCGACATGCGCTACCGCGAGGTGCACATCGTCGCCGACCTCGCCGCCGGCTCCGAGACCGCCACCATCTGGACCAACGACCTCACCGCCGAATACGTCCACGAGAACAGCGCGTACGCCTCATGA
- the argB gene encoding acetylglutamate kinase: protein MSNVTRKHTALPKAQILIEALPWLTRHNGKTVVIKFGGNAMIDEELKAAFAQDVVFLRHAGLNVVVVHGGGPQISAALDKHGIVSEFKAGLRVTTEDAMDVVRMVLAGQVQRELVGLLNQHGPLAVGLTGEDAHTITATKHRPEIDGELVDIGRVGEITAIDTGAIEALLADGRIPVVSSIARSQDDGHVYNVNADTAAAALAAALGAETLMVLTDVEGLYEDWPNSDEVISRLTASQLEKLLPELSSGMVPKMEGCLHAVRGGVNTARVIDGRVQHSILLEIFTDEGIGTMVVADEKPDAQPQAQPHAQGEPS from the coding sequence ATGAGCAACGTCACGCGGAAGCACACCGCGCTCCCCAAGGCCCAGATCCTCATCGAGGCGCTGCCCTGGCTGACCCGCCACAACGGCAAGACCGTCGTCATCAAGTTCGGCGGCAACGCCATGATCGACGAGGAGCTGAAGGCCGCCTTCGCGCAGGACGTCGTCTTCCTGCGGCACGCCGGCCTCAACGTCGTCGTCGTGCACGGCGGCGGCCCGCAGATCAGCGCCGCCCTCGACAAGCACGGCATCGTCAGCGAGTTCAAGGCCGGCCTGCGCGTCACCACCGAGGACGCCATGGACGTCGTACGGATGGTGCTGGCCGGGCAGGTCCAGCGCGAGCTGGTCGGCCTGCTCAACCAGCACGGACCCCTCGCCGTGGGTCTCACCGGCGAGGACGCGCACACCATCACCGCCACCAAGCACCGGCCCGAGATCGACGGCGAGTTGGTCGACATCGGGCGGGTGGGCGAGATCACCGCGATCGACACGGGCGCCATCGAGGCACTGCTCGCCGACGGCCGCATCCCGGTCGTCTCCTCGATCGCCCGTAGCCAGGACGACGGACATGTCTACAACGTCAATGCTGATACGGCGGCTGCGGCACTCGCTGCTGCGCTGGGCGCCGAAACCCTCATGGTCCTCACGGACGTCGAGGGCCTCTACGAGGACTGGCCCAACTCCGACGAGGTGATCAGCCGGCTCACCGCCTCCCAACTGGAGAAGCTGCTGCCGGAGTTGAGCTCCGGCATGGTCCCGAAGATGGAGGGCTGCCTGCACGCCGTGCGTGGCGGCGTGAACACGGCCCGGGTCATCGACGGGCGGGTCCAGCACTCGATCCTGCTGGAGATCTTCACCGACGAGGGCATCGGCACGATGGTCGTGGCCGACGAGAAGCCGGACGCACAGCCGCAGGCACAGCCGCACGCACAGGGGGAGCCGTCATGA
- a CDS encoding acetylornithine transaminase — protein sequence MSNEELTARWQTALMNNYGTPLLPLVRGAGAKVWDADGKEYLDFVGGIAVNALGHAHPAVVDAVSRQIGSLGHISNFFMAEPTVTLAERLLTHFGRDGRVFFCNSGAEANETAFKIGRLTGRTHVVATEGAFHGRTMGALALTGQPGKRDPFLPLPGDVTHVPFGDAQALAAAVTEDTALVVLEPIQGELGVVVPPVGYLKAARAITAATGALLVLDEVQTGIGRTGHWFEYQAHEGVLPDVVTLAKGLGGGLPLGATVAFGRAAELLQPGHHGTTFGGNPVACAAGLAVLDTIENEGLLENVKQQSERLRDGIEGTGHPLIDYVRGAGLLLGIVLTEPLAPQVRAAAQEAGFLVNAPAPDVVRLMPPLNLGDDEAEAFLGALPGILDAVNGDRSGE from the coding sequence ATGAGCAACGAGGAACTGACCGCGCGGTGGCAGACCGCGCTCATGAACAACTACGGCACGCCGCTGCTGCCCCTGGTGCGCGGCGCGGGCGCAAAGGTGTGGGACGCCGACGGCAAGGAGTACCTCGACTTCGTCGGAGGCATCGCCGTCAACGCGCTCGGGCACGCCCACCCGGCCGTCGTCGACGCCGTGAGCCGGCAGATCGGCTCCCTCGGCCACATCTCCAACTTCTTCATGGCCGAGCCGACCGTCACGCTCGCCGAACGGCTCCTGACGCACTTCGGCCGGGACGGCCGGGTCTTCTTCTGCAACTCGGGTGCCGAGGCCAACGAAACCGCCTTCAAGATCGGCCGGCTGACCGGGCGCACCCACGTCGTCGCCACCGAGGGCGCCTTCCACGGCCGCACCATGGGCGCCCTCGCGCTCACCGGCCAACCCGGCAAGCGGGACCCGTTCCTGCCGCTGCCCGGCGACGTCACCCATGTGCCGTTCGGCGACGCGCAGGCGCTGGCCGCCGCGGTCACCGAAGACACGGCGCTCGTCGTCCTCGAACCCATCCAGGGCGAACTGGGCGTCGTCGTGCCGCCCGTCGGCTACCTCAAGGCTGCCCGCGCGATCACCGCCGCGACCGGCGCGCTGCTGGTCCTGGACGAGGTACAGACCGGCATCGGCCGGACCGGGCACTGGTTCGAGTACCAGGCCCACGAAGGTGTGCTGCCCGACGTCGTGACGCTGGCGAAGGGCCTCGGCGGAGGGCTGCCGCTGGGCGCGACCGTCGCCTTCGGGCGGGCCGCCGAACTGCTGCAACCCGGGCACCACGGCACGACCTTCGGCGGCAACCCGGTCGCCTGCGCCGCCGGACTCGCCGTCCTCGACACCATCGAGAACGAGGGGTTGCTGGAGAACGTCAAGCAGCAGAGCGAGAGGTTGCGGGACGGAATCGAGGGTACGGGCCACCCGTTGATCGATTATGTCCGGGGCGCGGGCCTCCTGCTGGGTATCGTGCTCACCGAGCCCCTCGCGCCCCAGGTGCGCGCGGCGGCTCAGGAGGCCGGCTTCCTGGTGAACGCGCCCGCTCCCGACGTCGTCCGGCTGATGCCGCCGCTGAACCTCGGCGACGACGAGGCGGAGGCGTTCCTCGGGGCCCTGCCCGGCATCCTCGACGCAGTGAACGGGGACCGATCCGGAGAATGA
- a CDS encoding arginine repressor, producing the protein MSQAQDHEQAGVNGPAVPQTRTARHRRIVDILNRQPVRSQSQLAKLLADDGLSVTQATLSRDLDELNAVKIRNTDGDLIYAVPSEGGFRTPRAPLGESAKEERMRRLSQELLISAEASANLVVLRTPPGAAQFLASAIDQAELQDILGTIAGDDTLLLISREPTGGQALADHLLRLAQNGH; encoded by the coding sequence ATGAGTCAGGCGCAGGACCATGAGCAGGCCGGGGTCAATGGGCCCGCCGTGCCGCAGACCCGCACCGCGCGTCACCGCCGGATCGTGGACATCCTCAACCGGCAACCGGTGCGGTCGCAGAGCCAGTTGGCGAAGCTGCTGGCCGACGACGGGTTGAGCGTCACCCAGGCGACGTTGTCGCGGGACCTGGACGAGCTGAACGCGGTGAAGATCCGCAACACCGACGGCGACCTCATCTACGCGGTGCCCAGTGAGGGGGGTTTCCGGACTCCCCGGGCACCGCTGGGGGAGTCGGCGAAGGAGGAGCGGATGCGGCGGCTGTCGCAGGAGCTGCTGATCTCCGCGGAGGCCTCCGCCAACCTCGTGGTCCTGCGTACCCCGCCTGGGGCGGCCCAGTTCCTCGCCTCGGCGATCGACCAGGCCGAGCTGCAGGACATCCTCGGCACGATCGCGGGCGACGACACGTTGCTGCTGATCAGCCGGGAGCCGACCGGCGGCCAGGCGCTGGCGGATCACTTGCTGCGGCTGGCTCAGAACGGCCACTGA